The DNA sequence AATTATTTCTGGTGAAATTATAGGCGCTCTCTCCAAGCCTTGACTTGGCCCTCTCTATAGTCTCCTCAGGTGAAAACAGCTTATACTTTGCTTTGAATAAAAAATCAAATATTCCCATATGTTCTCTGGGATTTACATTAAAATTTGTACTGCTTCTAAGCTTCCTGGGCGGACCACCGGTTTTGGGAAAATGTAAAACAAAATAGTCCTTTGACCCTTGTGTAAAGTCCTTTAAATCAGTTTCATATATGCTGACATTCCTGCCAAAGTCCTTTGTCTTATCAGCATAATGTATGACTTTACCATCTCCTATATAGATACCATAATGATCATAAAATGACCTTGATACACCTATCACATCCCCCGGCTTTAGAAAATTTCCTGAAACCAGCCTCTCAAACTTCTCCTCCATTGCACTCATAGTTCCGGTAGCTTTTCTTATATTATTTTTATCAAGAATTCTGGCATGACCATCAAGCAGATTGTATTGCAATCTGTAACCCATCTCCTCTTTTTTATCTCTCCAAAAATGTTGCTTACCGCAAATCTTTTCTTCTCTATTAGGTCTATCTCCACCGTTTCCCATCAACAATTTTCCGGCAATTAAAAGTGCTAATAACATATTCTCTCCAAGTAATATAGCTTTTAGCCCGTTAGGCTTAGCTAAGTTAGGTAATACTAATATATATTACTTGTAAAATTTTTTCAAGTCTTATTTCACCTTGCCGAAAATCTCTGCCGGAATATATGCCTTAATGCTTATACCCTCATCTATATATTCCTCACTCAGAATTTCACCGAACTTTCTTATAATAGCTATCTTTCCTGCTTCTTTATATGAAAAAATATGTTCAAGATAAACCCTTTGTTTTTGTAAAATATCTTCTATAGTCTTTTTTAGTTCTTCAATACCTTCTCCTGTTTTTGCAGACATTTTTAAGACCTTGTCTGCATGAAAATCTCTTGGAAGCTCCATATCTTCTTCCATCAGATCTGTCTTATTAAATATTGTGATAATATCCTTATCAACCACTTCAAGGCTTCTTAGAGTATCATATACCACTAACATCTGTGAAGTTGCCTCTTCATTTGAAGCATCCACCATATGTATCAAAAGGTTTGCATACTTTGCCTCTTCCAAAGTGGATTTGAAAGCTTCTATAAGGTGATGTGGAAGCTTTCTGATAAATCCTACTGTATCAGTCATCAAAATTTCCTGACCGCTTCCAAGTTTTAACTTCCTTGTTGTAGGATCCAGAGTTGCAAAAAGCTTGTCCTCCGCCAATATATCCGCATCTGTAAGCTTATTAAGTAAAGTGGATTTGCCGGCATTTGTATATCCTACTATTGCCACATTAAAAGCCAAATTCTCATCTCTGGACTTTCTTATTAGTTCTCTATGATTTTCAACCTTTTTCAGCTCTGATTTTAGTTGTGAAATTCTCTCATGTATAAGTCTTCTGTCCATCTCAAGTTTCTTCTCTCCGGGACCTCTTGTACCTATACCTCCTCCAAGCCTTGAAAGACTACTTCTAAGACCTATTAGTCTTGCAGATGAAAATTTCAGCTGTGCCAGTTCTACCTGA is a window from the Lachnoanaerobaculum umeaense genome containing:
- the hflX gene encoding GTPase HflX translates to MSTFETKEIVERVILLGVDVGDDTKESMKELAELVDTAGAVVLDSIIQSRERMHPGTYIGKGKIEEVKERVLELDATGVVCDDELTPAQLRNLENLLDTKVMDRTMVILDIFAKRATTSEGKIQVELAQLKFSSARLIGLRSSLSRLGGGIGTRGPGEKKLEMDRRLIHERISQLKSELKKVENHRELIRKSRDENLAFNVAIVGYTNAGKSTLLNKLTDADILAEDKLFATLDPTTRKLKLGSGQEILMTDTVGFIRKLPHHLIEAFKSTLEEAKYANLLIHMVDASNEEATSQMLVVYDTLRSLEVVDKDIITIFNKTDLMEEDMELPRDFHADKVLKMSAKTGEGIEELKKTIEDILQKQRVYLEHIFSYKEAGKIAIIRKFGEILSEEYIDEGISIKAYIPAEIFGKVK
- a CDS encoding lecithin retinol acyltransferase family protein, whose protein sequence is MLLALLIAGKLLMGNGGDRPNREEKICGKQHFWRDKKEEMGYRLQYNLLDGHARILDKNNIRKATGTMSAMEEKFERLVSGNFLKPGDVIGVSRSFYDHYGIYIGDGKVIHYADKTKDFGRNVSIYETDLKDFTQGSKDYFVLHFPKTGGPPRKLRSSTNFNVNPREHMGIFDFLFKAKYKLFSPEETIERAKSRLGESAYNFTRNNCEHFALWCKTGISFSRQVDMVLSI